In Arvicola amphibius chromosome 1, mArvAmp1.2, whole genome shotgun sequence, one DNA window encodes the following:
- the C1H11orf24 gene encoding uncharacterized protein C11orf24 homolog — protein sequence MWTALVLVWISSMPLSRSHRVTEEPRHLVATKMWPKAVKQSVPRNTGPRADNTMTERTAAVPPAPVTPTTGTWAASPNSTRVTAEITVQWTNTSTPTTRDGTTGSVTSSSLAPPPSSGPATVGPSPPTTTAGLPSLSTPHAEVPSTDASISPTTATVATVAPHTTTVAAGTINTSGPTRTLSPAESTLTNTSTMNPIPTSGAQTPGTTTIQGTTEQPVHSTAGSSTPGPSNTTLESTTTRSVASTSSAVVTTTQIQTKEPTASTMPVPPTSPTPEVEATSLTTQPSPTLSTQGIGGPGTPLTTERVETKATAGTASAGPTPRNSGDPKVPTTDSCQLSTQGQYLVITPEPLTPSLVNKMLLLVVLVFGVTLFIAVLAIFALQAYESYKKKDYTQVDYLINGMYADSEM from the exons ATGTGGACAGCCCTGGTGCTGGTTTGGATTTCCTCCATGCCCTTATCTAGAAGCCATAGAGTGACTGAGGAGCCGC GACACTTAGTAGCGACCAAGATGTGGCCTAAAGCCGTGAAGCAAAGCGTGCCTAGGAACACAGGTCCGAGGGCTGATAATACAATGACCGAGAGGACAGCCGCAGTGCCGCCTGCTCCTGTCACGCCAACCACGGGGACCTGGGCAGCCAGCCCGAACTCGACCAGAGTGACAGCAGAGATAACAGTGCAGTGGACAAACACGAGCACTCCGACCACCAGAGACGGCACGACAGGCAGTGTGACCTCCAGTTCCCTTGCACCACCTCCATCATCAGGCCCCGCGACTGTGGGGCCATCTCCacccaccaccactgctgggcttccCTCTCTCAGCACACCACATGCAGAAGTGCCAAGTACAGATGCCAGCATATCACCAACAACAGCCACAGTGGCAACAGTGGCCCCACATACCACGACTGTTGCAGCAGGCACCATAAACACAAGCGGTCCCACAAGGACTCTGAGTCCTGCCGAAAGCACACTTACTAACACATCTACCATGAACCCCATCCCCACTTCAGGTGCCCAAACCCCAGGTACCACCACCATCCAGGGGACAACAGAACAGCCAGTGCATAGCACAGCTGGCAGCTCAACACCTGGTCCTTCAAATACCACCCTGGAGTCCACCACCACCCGCTCTGTGGCTTCGACATCCTCGGCAGTAGTGACCACCACCCAGATACAAACCAAGGAGCCAACTGCCAGCACAATGCCAGTGCCTCCTACCAGCCCGACCCCTGAAGTGGAAGCCACATCCCTCACCACGCAGCCAAGCCCTACATTATCTACCCAGGGGATAGGTGGGCCAGGCACACCCCTGACAACAGAGCGGGTGGAGACCAAAGCCACGGCTGGTACTGCCTCTGCTGGGCCAACACCCAGGAACTCCGGGGACCCTAAGGTGCCAACCACAGACTCGTGTCAGCTCAGCACCCAAGGCCAGTACCTAGTGATCACCCCTGAGCCCCTCACCCCATCCTTAGTGAACAAAATGTTGCTTCTGGTGGTGCTCGTTTTTGGGGTGACCCTGTTCATCGCAGTCCTGGCGATATTTGCCCTGCAAGCCTATGAGAGCTACAAGAAGAAGGACTACACGCAGGTGGACTACCTGATCAATGGCATGTATGCCGACTCGGAGATGTGA